The genomic region CCGCTCGCCTTTTTGAACTTCGCCACGTCCTTTTCATGGTCCTTGACCATTTCCTTCGCGTATTTCTTATCGAACTCGGCACCGGACAGCGCGTTCAGCTGGTCGACCATCTTCTTATGCTTGGCGTCCATCTTCGCCGGCTTTTTCATCTGCTTCTTAGCGATGATGGCCTCCAATTCGTCGTTGGCCTTGCCGTGGTCAGTTACCATCATCTGACCGAAGTCCTTGATCTCCTGAGAGGCCCCCTTCTGCTGGGCCAGGCGTCCCGCTTCGACCTCCATCATCCCGCCGCTGGCAGCATCCTTCACGAACGCCTTGTCGGACCTCGACAGCTTATCCGCCGCAAGTGCGGGGATCGCCATGCTCAACGCAAACAGAGAAACGACCGCCATCCAC from Citrifermentans bremense harbors:
- a CDS encoding DUF4142 domain-containing protein; amino-acid sequence: MKRFLWMAVVSLFALSMAIPALAADKLSRSDKAFVKDAASGGMMEVEAGRLAQQKGASQEIKDFGQMMVTDHGKANDELEAIIAKKQMKKPAKMDAKHKKMVDQLNALSGAEFDKKYAKEMVKDHEKDVAKFKKASGKVKDPEIKAWVDKTLPVLEQHLQHAKDMAKKLGVAKK